The DNA window AGGGAAGTTTTGAGTTATCGCAAGCCATTTTATGCTTGTATTTTGATGCGTAGGATAGTATGTTTAAAATAAGGCTAGCAAAGGTGAGAATAGATATCACCGGTGAGAATGGATATCACCGTTGCTACTTGATGTTTGTTATCTCACCTTCTGCTATGTGTTGTATATTAATATTGTTATTTTACACAATTAAGTGTTTATAAGTTATATTTAGATATTGTCCATGATCCTGGGTCTAGATTCTGTTTGCGCAAGAAAAAACGTGGGAGTTGCGAGTTGATTCTTGGAAGGTGTCCTCCATATTTTTCATTCTATCACAACATTAATACGGACAGGAAGGATCTGTTGCTATTTTTGCACCATGTGATGGCAGTGGAAATtggtttattttttaaaaagaaatcgGGGTATTAACAAATGCATCAAGTGCAAAtagttttaatgattttttgttTGTCATTTTCCTCGTTTTTCTTCTTGTAAAGGATATGTTCTTTTGTTATTTTTCTATTTATATTATGTACCTTGTAAGAAGGTTATGCATGCAATCACTTTATTTCTTGACTTGCAGTGAGAAATCTTCGTAGCTGATATTTTGTAGTATGGAAGTTAACGGTCATCAGAAAGCCAGACTTAAGGATTTTGTTCCACATCAAAATGGTGATGTGAATTCATCAAGTATAGATTATGAGTTTGATCTATGGACTTCCTGGGCATACAAGCCGCATACCattacatttttatttattggtGCATGCTTTCTCATGTAAGTTGCTTAATTTTTTAGTCCTTCAAAATTTTCAGTTTTCCAAGATTGTGTTGATGATGGACCAATTGATTATCAGCTTACTGGGTCTATTCTATTCATCTGGATCTATAAATCATCGCTTGCATGTTTCATTAACGAATCAACTTTTGGCAACTTTTTTCTTCTTGAAATAATGGAAAAATAATACGAGAACAAAAAAGAAGCATCTAATGAAACACTGAATTAGTTGGAAGATTTTAATTCTGCTCTAATCTACCTGTTTGAACATTCTTCCAGATGCGCAAGCGGGGTGCTTGATCCTGAAGGTAGTGCTGAAAATGATATTGTCACCTCTGTGAAAAGGTGAGCATTTGCTAAATTGTGTGCAATCTACCTCATGTCTTTTATTTTACTGTGTTCACATGTCCctttttcatttattttgttTCTTTTATAGACTTGTTCAAACTTCAAATGCTCTCTCTTACTGCTTTTTCAGGGGTGTATGGGCAATGATTGCAGTGTTTCTCGCTTATTGCTTGTTACAAGCTCCTTCGACGTAGGTGCTAGCTCCTTCATATACTTCTGTTTTATAACAACAGATTCCTTTTTTATCCCAGTTTACAGTAAATTTAATAATAGATGATATCGTTGTGCATGATTCCTGTTTTTTTCCATCTCGGGTTGAAGCAGTTACTCGGGATTTTTAAATTCACTTGCTTTTATATGTATATTAGGAAAGCTGACTTATTTGTTTTATTGTGTACCCCATATAGTAATCAGATGTGAAAAGACGGTTTCTATGCGTTAATCAAAACACATGATTTTGATTATCGGTAATTTACTTGAACCTATTTATTGTCCATTACAAAGTAAAACGGAGTTGCATCTGTTTTATATGTTCCCACACATCCAAAGTTACAAACATCGTGGGGAAGACAAGAAACAAGCTCATTTCTTATGTGGGGTATTTTTTCCCTACCAAAATGTTGCCAATATTGGCGAATAGGAGAGGCTAAAATTTTTTTACAAGGTTTCGATACTTTAGTGAATTTTACCATGGAACATCTTCATGAATGTTGGAATTGGTGCTCAAATTTCTATACTTACCTGTTTGCATGTCAATTTTCATTTGTCCATCACCCATTAAGATCGTATATTTTCTTATAGTGTACTATCTCGGCCGCATCCTGCAATTTGGCGCCTTGTCCATGGAATGGCTGTCATTTACCTCACCGCATTGACATTTTTGCTTTTCCAGGTCAGATTTGAACTTGTTTCTGCGAAGTTACTTTGACGAgtgttagtttttttttttggtagtgACAAGGAATAAATTTATTGCCATTATTTATCATGCTATAAAGTGGCGCACATAAATCACCTGGATATGTTTTCCCAAATAGTGTACCACCATGATAGATATTGATGATTTATCTTCTATTGGGCATCGTTCGATAGTTGAACCAAAAAAAGGAAGGTTACTATTCGCACTTTGCATGGATATATATGTAGCAGAGCTAATATGTGTTGattaatttatgttttgatTAGCAGCATTAATGTGTGATTGAAAACTTGGTAATTTAGTAAATACAGTGATTGATCTTAGGACAAATTTAAACGTTTCAGTTCCTTTTTTCTTATTGAGGATTTTGATGCCCCTGAACATTTGTTATTTCCAGAGGCGTGATGATGCTCGACATTTCATGAGATACCTGCATCCAGATCTAGGTGTCGGTAAGGGATTTGGGCATTATATTAATCCGTCAAATAATTTGGTTTTTCTTATTTGGTTGTGGTACTGCATGTCATCACTTGGGGTGACAAATATTGAAATAAGTCAAATACTAGTATTTTATTAAGTCAGAGCTTGAGATAATTTTTCATTGAACCATCTTGAAGCTCGGGAATTTTACTGCATTGGGATCGATCGATGCTTTGTTTCGAATTTTATTATTGAACTATAGCAGCAAATACTCTAATTGTGACTTGTGAGATTGTGTAAGTGTGCTAGCCATAAAAAACGAAACAATTTGTCTTTGAATTTAGCTAAAAAATTATCAAGCATACTAGAGTTCAGTTTGAGATCATTTATTTCGAATTTGAATCATGTATTTTTCAAGCTGGTGTGAAAAGCTCACAAGTTAggtttgtaagttttacatCATCAGCCTTGTAGTCAACACGAATTATAGATCACTGGAACTTTGTTGGATCATTGTTTACTGAAGCTATATGCAAATTTTCCGATACAGAACTTCCCGAAAGATCCTATGGAGCTGATTGCCGAATTTATATGCCTGAAAATCCAACAAGCAGGTTTAAGAACGTTTATGTATGATTTCTACTTTCACATTCCTTCTTTGATATCTATATTTGTCTTACCATAAATTGATATTGTGATCATCTACATACACTTTGGTTTAATATGTTTTAGGAGACACTTTTTGATGAGTTTGTTCTGGCTCATATCCTCGGATGGTGGGGGAAAGCTATAATGATACGTAATCAGCCTCTTCTATGGGCACTTTCGATTGGATTTGAGTTAATGGAGGTAGGCCTTCATCTTGTGTATGGTTCTGATCCTCTCCATTCAGTTTCTAGAAACTTGTAAATATGTGTCTTTTGTTTGATTTTTTGTCTTGTGTTTTCAGTTTACGTTTAGGCACATGTTACCAAATTTCAATGAATGCTGGTGGGACAGCATCATTCTTGATGTCTTAATCTGCAACTGGTTCGGTATGAAGTTATTATCATTCTCCTTCTGTTCTTTAAATTCATCATATTTAGCTTTGGCAGTGATAATGCTGTTAGTATATGTATAATATGGGTATAAACATGTACCTGCTAATTTTTCAAATGAATTGAATGTCAACCTAAATGACTAATTCGATGGCTAACTGACCTGAATGGTTTTACCACATTTCTCGGTTGGCAAGTTATAAACCCAAACTTGGGGGGTAAAATAGAATTTAACTTGGCTACTAATTATGTGCTTGATAACAGGTATTTGGGCTGGAATGCATACTGTTCGATATTTTGATGGTAAAACTTACGAGTGGGTTGGAATAAGCCGGCAGCCAAACATCATGAGCAAAGTACGTTGGTTTGTAACATTTCTTTATTTGCAGCTATGAACTCGTTACATATATTGTCATGGGCTTCAATCTTGGTGCCATGATTTGACTATGTTGTGCGAAACATAGAAGTAGGAAATAATTGCTTAGTCTGAACTTTTCAGGTGAAAAGAACACTTTGGCAGTTTACACCGGCCCTGTGGGATAAAGATGAATGGAACCCTTTTCTTGGTCCATTGCGATTCATTCAAGTTCTTAGCCTTTGCATAATTTTCTTGACCGTAGAGCTGAATACATTCTTTTTGAAGTTCTGTCTTTGGATTCCTCCTCGAAACCCCCTCATCGTATACAGGCTAGTTTTGTGGTGGCTAATTGCTATGCCAACAATTCGCGAGTATAATTCTTACCTACAGGACAGGTGTTTCTCTTTTCTTCCACACTTTGCACGTGCTGCTACGCATGCACGAAAATTTCGATTTTCTCATGAGATGACACGATCTCTTGTTCGGTTATATTTAGGAAACCGGTGAAGAAAGTGGGAGCATTATGCTGGCTCTCCCTTGCTATATGCATAGTGGAACTCCTCATCTGCGTCAAGTTTGGAAAAGGTGCGATCACAACCTTACTCGTCAGTGTCTTAAATTCAACAGGACCTGATTAACTATATTGCTGATTTTCCAGGATTATTTCCTAATTCCATGCCAAAATGGTTGGTTATACTTTGGATGTGTGTTGGGATGTGGCTTGTGATAGTCTTGGCTACATGGTCATGGCAACTGCACAGACTGACGACAAGGAAGCTGCAATGAGTTAATCTATTTTGTTTTATATAATTGTATTTTATCTTATGTTCTATTCAtgtcattcattcattcattcaaaCATGTGGTAGAACAGTAGATAAAATACAATTGTAGAACATAAGATTTGTCAGCTTCTTCAAGACTGCCTCCCTCCCTTCTTTTTTGAGATTACCCTGTACATATGCCGGGGTTTTTAATTGTAAATGATTTCTCCATTAGGCTAGATTTTTACACTTGATGCTGTAGGAACCTCAATTCTTGTATACTAATTTCATTGACTGACACAAGTGTAATAATAATTTTCGAAGACCATGTTCGTGTTAATTTGAAACTAAAAATTATGtgatttaatttaacatttttttacttgaaagaaataatttttagatACTTGTTTGAAATTGCCATTTCTTTTTTGTGCCGGACAACAGAGTTTATACCTTTTTTTTCTAAAGATTGTGAAGATCTTTAAATGATTGCCACGTTTAATTTCTGAAGACAAAGATTGTGAAGCAACGAGCTTGTCAAAtttcagtaaaaaaaaaaatttttttggggTTGGAAATTTAGTATACTTCATTGATTATTGCAAAACAATATTGTTAGTATGtgcatttttttaaatttaattttcttgcacgtGTTTCATCCATTTAAATTCCTAAGATGCGGAATAAAAAAttcatttattatattttaaaaaaattaaaaaatactaTCAATCCGGCGGGTCGAGTCTTGAGGtagtatttttttatatttatatatacgcTCGCGAACACAAAGGCAAAAAATGGATAAAATTTGTTCTCTTGAGTAGGATCAAATAAATGGGTTTGTATTTTaataacattgatttataatcGACTCTCGCCAAATACAATTGATAAAATAATCTAAAGTTCGAGATTAAACAGAAAATACTTCATTGTCCAAATAAGGCTCGGAGGATACGCATAAATGCATGTAGCCCTCGCTAAGCTACACCGTGAGTTTTTGTCACATATGCGTCATGTGACTTCCACCCATCTAGAAAAATGAGGTCCTACCCAGTTAAATTTGTTAACCAAGTGAAAATGTTAGAACatgtaattattattttttttaaaaaaaagaacatGCAACTTCTTTTAGTATCGAGGACTTGTGCAAGTATATGATCTAGACTCTCAAAGTTTAACAGCCAAGCAATTCCTTAAAACCTCACCAAGAATTTTTTTTCCACCCTTCATATGAAATGGGATTCAAAATATGTCACAATCTATAGTTTGAAAACACTTCATTTTCTcttttaatgttaatttttgGTTCGAGACACGCTTCAATTTTCCTCCATGGAAGAGAGTTGAGTGCGTTAGAGAGCAATCCTACTTCCTATTCTATCTACACGACATACTCAAGTGTTATTTTACATGTCTGTGGCCTTTTACATAGGTTTCGTCATTCCGGGATCTACAGATAATATTGTTTAAGAAAATCTTCAATTACGAAAAGGACTGGGGAAGGGTAGAAAGACACCAAAACTTTAAGGTAACAAAGTTAAAGCTTGGTCGTGATTAAATAGGAACGTGGGGGATTTCTTTAATTTCAAATAGAGTGTAGTGAAGAAGAGAGATTTACAGTCGCACTAGAAAGACACCAAAACTTTAAGGTAACAAAGTTAAAGCTTGGTCGTGATTAAATAGGAACGTGGGGGATTTCTTTAATTTCAAATAGAGTGTAGTGAAGAAGAGAGATTTACAGTCGCACTTCGGTAGATTTATGACTAAACCTTGAACGACGAAGATGATTAGAAATGAGGAATCCATTGTTTTATGTGAAACTCGAGTTGCTTGGCAGTGCATTGAGAATTACATGACAAATTATACCCAAGGAGTTGTACAAAAAATTGAATATTTGTTGCTTGGAAGTGCCTAGAGAGTAACATTATCGTAAAATAAATGAAATGACAAATCAGAGACCTTTTTTCGAGTTATAAGATGAGATAGGACTACAAAGGCTCGATGTACCTAAAATCGGCATATGCTGCAGAGTGGCAGTTCCAGATTATTACCAAGtcatctaaatttcaaatccTTGTGCTTACACAAGTAGACAAATCACCGTACATGAGAAATAGGTAAGAAACCATAAGCGTTTATTAAATTCATTAGAACGTTGGAAACTCAAAATCAAGAAAGTATTACAATGCCCTTCAAGAGGCATGAAATGCCAAAGATCATAAAAGTTTACAGCGGTTGCATAgaactaaatcaaataattattgCATACCACATTCATCCGACATATCAGGAGAGCAACAAAGAGATCCACATTCCATCAGCCAAAAAACCTGCATAAAAACAATATCACAAGACAATCCAGTATCATTTGCATAATTTATCTAAAATTTGAAGGGAACAAATGCAAGAAAACGATCAAATGTCACTTCTGAATTGAAGTCGTGCTGCATGGCACTTGAAATTTAATAACTAGGTCCCTCTCAAAGCAAAATAACTGAACGACATGAAGCCGTCAATAACAAAAAAGAAACCGTGAAACTCTGAACTCAACTTCAAATGGACATCAAGTAAAGAAAATCTTATTCCCTTCTAGCGCAAATGTTTAAAGAGGAAGCAATAAATGTAAGAAACATACGGAGGAAAGATGCTATAAGAATCTGAAAGGAGAAACAAAGAATTCCACCCAACTCCGAAGCTAAATAATGTGCAAAATGACTATTCTTTTTCACCAAACCTATCGCTTTAAGAAAATATTGTGACGTGAGGTCGCCATCATCTTCTTCCAATCTTCGTACACAACCGTGGTTCAATTAGCATTTCTAAAACAGCCCGCAAAtcttttttccaattttttttttgaagtatcATAATTCACAATAATGTCCGAATCCGTTCAATCGTTTCTATGACACGTAGCTATGACAAATAGATAATTAAGTTCCAATCTCAATTACTTTCTATTCAAGCCATACAAAAACCAAAATCGGAGTAGATCCATCGAACATAAAGAAAAAGCTAAGAAGATACAAACCCTAATCGCAACGTCGGAATCGAGAAATACAAAAGCAGAATGCCGAAAAGGTTAAcagataagcacaaaatatGACCTTTGCTTCTGCCTACTGGGAAGAAGAAGCTGGCG is part of the Primulina eburnea isolate SZY01 chromosome 1, ASM2296580v1, whole genome shotgun sequence genome and encodes:
- the LOC140841190 gene encoding CDP-diacylglycerol--serine O-phosphatidyltransferase 1-like; this encodes MEVNGHQKARLKDFVPHQNGDVNSSSIDYEFDLWTSWAYKPHTITFLFIGACFLICASGVLDPEGSAENDIVTSVKRGVWAMIAVFLAYCLLQAPSTVLSRPHPAIWRLVHGMAVIYLTALTFLLFQRRDDARHFMRYLHPDLGVELPERSYGADCRIYMPENPTSRFKNVYETLFDEFVLAHILGWWGKAIMIRNQPLLWALSIGFELMEFTFRHMLPNFNECWWDSIILDVLICNWFGIWAGMHTVRYFDGKTYEWVGISRQPNIMSKVKRTLWQFTPALWDKDEWNPFLGPLRFIQVLSLCIIFLTVELNTFFLKFCLWIPPRNPLIVYRLVLWWLIAMPTIREYNSYLQDRKPVKKVGALCWLSLAICIVELLICVKFGKGLFPNSMPKWLVILWMCVGMWLVIVLATWSWQLHRLTTRKLQ